From the Colletotrichum lupini chromosome 10, complete sequence genome, one window contains:
- a CDS encoding NAF1 domain-containing protein: protein MSGFQIPGLGFAKPNETLPPVPADVLAAAASFEGVDPEIIAAANGTSEQIQNQNEDVNMGESTTESQPAPAPAQTAEPVAAAPVAAAPQEVTDPDAMNVDDAAEPPSLTDALEAMISGLDHTPPAQPVEVPQEASAAAQEAPAPTSASTPATAPAPAAPEMIDAPQMLERPQMIDAPTSSTADQDQQDPAAEGEGDHPEWEADSSPYESSSDSSSDSSSDSDDDSDAGGYQLLGVEETARMLMEMEGGSDDEGGGDGKNGGGAGAGASGHLRTKNEVADVAVPAKPDVTLTADDKIEELGLVEQIVENIMVVRAFTPGEYQVLDTGSVLCTEDRKVFGVVWETIGKVLQPLYTVMLSTAEEIAEAGLAVGVKVYYPPAHAKFVFTQPLKNLKGSDASNIHDEEIAEDEMEFSDDEKEAEHKRQIKQKKKEARFGKDGGERGGPSEKRSRNHREPHPLRNEVSAAAAGPSTDGGLNYDDEDDGPYKPLARPPGFGQAPPAQQSFTTEPEPGRFGGRRGGRGDSRGRGDRGRGGGRGRGRGGYGNRGDHREGYSAPQRHHSGGGGDQQHQHQQQHQQRQQGAPAPTAPTFNFPFPGMPVPQPGQQGFPAVPPPPPGWPTQGGQPGQGAQQGAYINPAFFAALLGQMQQQQQQQGQPQQQGGQYQGQQPPQPPQPPHQWGAQPPPQ, encoded by the coding sequence ATGTCAGGCTTTCAGATCCCCGGACTGGGGTTCGCGAAACCAAACGAGACCCTGCCGCCGGTGCCCGCCGACGTTCTCGCTGCCGCCGCGAGCTTCGAGGGCGTAGATCCCGAGATTATCGCCGCCGCCAACGGCACCTCGGAGCAGATCCAGAACCAGAATGAGGACGTCAATATGGGAGAGAGCACGACCGAGTCGCAGCCCGCCCCTGCGCCTGCGCAAACAGCAGAGCCCGTCGCCGCCGCACCCGTCGCCGCCGCACCACAGGAGGTCACCGACCCCGATGCCATGAACGTCGACGATGCCGCCGAGCCCCCTTCCCTGACAGACGCCCTCGAGGCCATGATCAGTGGTCTCGATCATACTCCCCCAGCCCAGCCAGTCGAAGTTCCCCAAGAGGCGTCTGCAGCAGCTCAAGAAGCGCCTGCGCCTACGTCTGCGTCCACACCTGCGACCGCACCTGCACCCGCAGCACCAGAGATGATTGACGCCCCTCAAATGCTCGAAAGACCCCAAATGATCGATGCCCCGACCTCCTCCACCGCCGACCAAGACCAACAAGACCCCGCCGCCGAAGGCGAAGGCGACCACCCCGAGTGGGAAGCCGACTCCTCGCCCTACGAGTCCTCCTCCGACTCCTCCAGCGACTCCTCCTCGGACTCGGACGACGATTCGGACGCAGGCGGCTACCAGCTCCTCGGCGTAGAAGAGACGGCGCGCATGCTCATGGAAATGGAAGGCGGCTCAGACGACGAAGGCGGAGGCGACGGCAagaacggcggcggcgcggggGCCGGCGCCTCGGGACACCTGCGCACCAAGAACGAGGTCGCCGACGTCGCGGTCCCCGCCAAGCCCGACGTGACCCTCACCGCGGACGACAAGATTGAGGAGCTCGGGCTCGTGGAGCAGATTGTCGAGAACATCATGGTGGTGAGGGCTTTCACGCCGGGCGAGTACCAGGTCCTCGACACGGGGTCGGTGCTCTGCACCGAGGACCGGAAAGTGTTTGGCGTGGTGTGGGAGACGATCGGCAAGGTGCTGCAGCCGCTGTATACCGTCATGCTCTCCACGGCCGAGGAGATTGCCGAGGCCGGGCTGGCTGTCGGCGTGAAGGTGTACTACCCGCCCGCGCACGCCAAATTCGTGTTCACGCAGCCGTTGAAGAATTTGAAGGGATCAGACGCGAGTAACATCCACGACGAAGAGATTGCCGAGGACGAGATGGAGTTCTCGGACGACGAGAAGGAGGCGGAGCACAAGAGGCAGATcaagcagaagaagaaggaggcgAGGTTCGGCAAGGACGGTGGCGAACGCGGTGGACCTAGCGAGAAGAGGAGCAGGAATCATCGCGAGCCGCATCCGCTGCGGAACGAGGTCAGCGCCGCGGCTGCCGGTCCTTCTACCGATGGCGGACTCAActacgacgacgaggacgatgGCCCGTACAAGCCCCTCGCGCGACCGCCTGGGTTCGGCCAGGCCCCGCCTGCGCAGCAGAGTTTCACTACGGAGCCTGAACCGGGTCGTTTCGGCGGGCGCAGAGGTGGACGTGGCGACTCTAGGGGACGCGGCGATAGGGGCAGGGGAGGAGGTCGTGGTCGTGGACGCGGCGGGTACGGAAACCGCGGGGATCACAGGGAGGGATACTCGGCGCCTCAGAGACATCActcgggcggcggcggtgaccagcaacatcaacatcaacagcagcaccagcagcggcagcaggGTGCGCCCGCGCCGACGGCGCCGACGTTCAACTTCCCGTTCCCCGGGATGCCCGTGCCGCAGCCGGGTCAGCAGGGTTTCCCTGCCgtaccgccgccgccgccgggtTGGCCGACGCAAGGTGGTCAGCCTGGGCAGGGCGCGCAGCAGGGTGCTTATATCAACCCGGCCTTCTTTGCCGCGTTGCTTGGACAgatgcagcaacagcagcagcagcaaggcCAGCCGCAACAACAAGGAGGACAATATCAAGGCCAGCAGCCCCCTCAGCCTCCTCAGCCGCCGCACCAATGGGGTGCTCAACCGCCTCCGCAGTAG